The following are from one region of the Flavobacteriales bacterium genome:
- a CDS encoding sigma-70 family RNA polymerase sigma factor: protein MHAINTTYSREEELSQINAARLDPSRFAPLYDRHYKLIFLFIHHRVRDKELTADLTAQVFLKAMLNLSKYVDRGHPFSSWLYRIALNEVNMHYRKAKKECDIEIRESDAVEMMDEMNETYSEENCTRILQVLGEMNEELSSLIELRFMQRLSFQEIAGMYDITEANAKMKVYRALEKLKQLYQKSH, encoded by the coding sequence ATGCACGCAATCAACACCACATACAGCAGGGAGGAGGAGCTTTCGCAGATCAACGCTGCGAGGCTCGATCCTTCTCGTTTTGCGCCATTGTATGATCGTCACTATAAATTAATCTTTCTCTTTATTCACCATCGGGTGCGCGATAAGGAATTAACGGCCGACTTAACGGCACAGGTATTTTTAAAAGCGATGCTGAACCTGAGCAAGTATGTCGACCGCGGACATCCCTTTTCTTCCTGGTTGTACCGCATTGCATTAAATGAGGTGAACATGCATTATCGTAAAGCAAAAAAGGAATGTGATATCGAGATTCGTGAGAGTGATGCGGTGGAGATGATGGATGAAATGAATGAAACCTATTCCGAAGAAAACTGCACACGCATATTACAGGTGTTGGGAGAGATGAACGAAGAACTATCTTCGCTGATAGAATTACGTTTTATGCAGCGTTTATCGTTTCAGGAAATTGCAGGAATGTACGATATTACCGAGGCGAATGCGAAAATGAAGGTTTATCGTGCACTGGAAAAATTAAAACAATTGTATCAAAAAAGCCATTGA